One window from the genome of Bubalus kerabau isolate K-KA32 ecotype Philippines breed swamp buffalo chromosome 17, PCC_UOA_SB_1v2, whole genome shotgun sequence encodes:
- the LOC129630767 gene encoding zinc finger and SCAN domain-containing protein 5B-like: protein MAENQTRGRGPVADSPGAESPASAPGQDTRRENRDSDLEELRVRFRTFSSSDESDPIKALRRLCELCGLWLRPDLHTKEEMVDRLVLEQFVMCMPPEIQVLVKSSGAETCKDLEEVLIKKKKLTKWAVVRVQGEDVLMPVSGVEMLGSEVSEGHSEGDRAREPQPTVSVIPPDEGQQESQDGQHLPGAKDLSRGQDQKALPPETIPETGELQGQTPSKENLEKDLREDRGVTRTLLSQEPELLQNRERDVFTPSGSRRGPLKNRRHVKRKRESSPTCQDVGQEAATCLDQGEFSGQLGSHSFGAFGTIRPTSLPEGAETPGRAPSECRVCKKSFPYQSQLTLHQRTHTGQRPFQCDVCAKGFIQPSDLRVHQRIHTGEKPYSCDLCLKKFTHDSTLRTHKRTHTQEKPFRCEHYDRAFGHRGNLNVHLRTHSGLKPYVCPECHTAFRQLGTFKRHRKIHSR from the exons ATGGCTGAGAACCAGACAAGGGGTCGTGGCCCCGTCGCGGACAGCCCCGGAGCAGAGTCGCCGGCGTCTGCGCCAGGCCAAGACACCCGAAGGGAAAACCGCGACTCAGACCTGGAAGAGTTGCGCGTTCGCTTCAGAACGTTTAGCAGCTCGGACGAATCCGACCCCATCAAGGCTCTGAGGAGGCTCTGTGAACTCTGCGGGCTGTGGCTGAGGCCGGATCTTCACACCAaggaggagatggtggacaggctggtgctggagcagttcGTGATGTGCATGCCGCCTGAGATCCAGGTCTTAGTCAAAAGTAGTGGTGCCGAGACTTGTAAGGATCTGGAGGAGGTGCTGataaagaagaagaaactgacGAAATGG GCTGTAGTGCGTGTCCAAGGCGAGGATGTTTTGATGCCCGTCTCGGGTGTTGAGATGTTAGGATCTGAGGTCAGTGAGGGGCACAGTGAGGGAGACCGAGCCAGGGAGCCCCAGCCTACAGTCAGTGTCATCCCTCCAGACGAGGGCCAGCAGGAAAGCCAAGATGGGCAGCATCTGCCAGGAGCCAAGGACCTGTCGAGGGGGCAG GACCAGAAAGCTCTCCCGCCAGAGACCATTCCTGAAACAGGTGAACTGCAGGGTCAGACGCCCTCCAAGGAGAACTTGGAGAAGGACCTGCGGGAAGACAGAGGAGTGACAAGAACCCTTTTGTCTCAAGAGCCTGAACTTCTGCAGAATCGTG AGAGAGATGTTTTCACTCCGAGTGGATCCAGACGAGGTCCTCTGAAGAATCGCAGACATGTGAAAAGGAAGCGGGAGAGCAGTCCCACTTGCCAAGACGTGGGTCAAGAGGCAGCCACGTGTCTGGACCAAGGAGAGTTCTCAGGACAGCTTGGGTCCCATTCCTTTGGTGCATTTGGCACCATTCGACCCACCAGTCTTCCTGAGGGAGCAGAAACCCCGGGACGGGcaccatctgaatgcagggtgtGCAAAAAGAGCTTTCCTTATCAATCTCAGCTTACCCtgcaccagaggacacacacaggacaGAGGCCCTTTCAATGTGACGTCTGTGCCAAAGGGTTCATACAGCCTTCAGACCTGCGGGTTCACCAGCGGATCCACACTGGCGAGAAGCCCTACAGCTGTGATCTCTGCCTCAAGAAGTTCACCCACGACTCCACGCTGCGCACTCACAAGAGGACCCACACCCAGGAGAAGCCTTTCCGCTGTGAGCACTATGACAGAGCTTTCGGCCACCGAGGGAACCTCAACGTTCACCTACGCACCCACTCTGGGCTCAAGCCCTACGTGTGCCCCGAGTGTCACACAGCCTTCCGTCAGCTGGGGACTTTCAAACGCCACCGGAAAATCCATTCCAGATGA
- the LOC129632239 gene encoding zinc finger and SCAN domain-containing protein 5B-like isoform X5 — protein MTDSPGAESPASVPPQDTLMEDSDCDQETWHVRFRTFSSSEESDPVEDLRRLRELCHLWLRPDLHTKEQMMDRLVLEQFMICMPLECQVLLKESGVQSCKALEDVLRNKQKPKNWDQRALPPETVPETGELEGQTPRENMEKNLLEDRGETKSLQFQEPELLKGPEGDVSTTTGSRGGPLKNRRHVKMKRESSPTCQDVRQEAATCLDPGEFSGQHGLHSVGASGTVGPTSLPEGAETPGRAPSECRVCKKSFPYQSQLTLHQRTHTGERPFQCDICAKVFIQLSDLRVHERIHTGEKPYSCDLCLKKFTHDSTLRTHKRTHTQEKPFRCEQCDRAFGHRGNLNVHRRTHSGLKPYVCPECHTAFRQLGTFKRHRKIHSR, from the exons ATGACAGACAGCCCTGGGGCAGAGTCACCGGCATCCGTGCCACCCCAAGACACACTCATGGAAGACTCAGACTGTGACCAGGAAACCTGGCACGTCCGGTTCAGAACATTTAGCAGCTCAGAGGAGTCCGACCCCGTCGAGGATCTGAGGAGACTCCGTGAACTCTGCCATCTGTGGCTGAGGCCAGATCTTCATACCAAGGAGCAGATGATGGACAggctggtgctggagcagttcatgatctgcatGCCCCTGGAGTGCCAGGTCCTGCTCAAAGAAAGTGGGGTGCAGAGTTGCAAAGCCCTGGAGGACGTGCTGAGAAATAAGCAGAAACCCAAGAACTGG GACCAGAGAGCTCTCCCGCCAGAGACTGTTCCTGAAACAGGTGAGCTGGAGGGTCAGACGCCCAGAGAGAACATGGAGAAGAACCTGCTGGAAGACAGGGGAGAGACAAAATCCCTTCAATTTCAAGAACCTGAACTTCTGAAGGGTCCTG AGGGAGACGTTTCCACTACGACTGGATCCAGAGGGGGTCCTCTAAAGAATCGCAGACATGTCAAAATGAAACGGGAGAGCAGTCCCACTTGCCAAGACGTGCGTCAAGAAGCAGCCACGTGTTTGGACCCAGGAGAGTTCTCAGGACAGCATGGGTTACATTCTGTTGGTGCATCTGGCACCGTGGGACCCACCAGTCTTCCTGAGGGAGCAGAAACCCCAGGACGGGCACCCTCTGAATGCAGGGTGTGCAAAAAGAGCTTTCCTTATCAGTCTCAGCTTACCCtgcaccagaggacacacacaggagagaggcCCTTTCAGTGCGACATCTGTGCCAAAGTGTTCATACAGCTTTCAGATCTGCGGGTTCACGAGCGGATCCACACTGGCGAGAAGCCCTACAGCTGTGATCTCTGCCTCAAGAAGTTCACCCACGACTCCACGCTGCGCACTCACAAGAGGACCCACACCCAGGAGAAGCCTTTCCGCTGTGAGCAGTGTGACAGAGCTTTCGGCCACCGAGGGAACCTCAACGTTCACCGACGCACCCACTCTGGGCTCAAGCCCTACGTGTGCCCCGAGTGTCACACAGCCTTCCGTCAGCTGGGGACTTTCAAACGCCACCGGAAAATCCATTCCAGATGA
- the LOC129632239 gene encoding zinc finger and SCAN domain-containing protein 5B-like isoform X2, whose product MTDSPGAESPASVPPQDTLMEDSDCDQETWHVRFRTFSSSEESDPVEDLRRLRELCHLWLRPDLHTKEQMMDRLVLEQFMICMPLECQVLLKESGVQSCKALEDVLRNKQKPKNWTIVCIQGQKYLVRDHNIEMVEAKASDMDNERDPCGEPQPPSRVIPPEDSQEGSQEVQNLPGAMNLSREQDQRALPPETVPETGELEGQTPRENMEKNLLEDRGETKSLQFQEPELLKGPEGDVSTTTGSRGGPLKNRRHVKMKRESSPTCQDVRQEAATCLDPGEFSGQHGLHSVGASGTVGPTSLPEGAETPGRAPSECRVCKKSFPYQSQLTLHQRTHTGERPFQCDICAKVFIQLSDLRVHERIHTGEKPYSCDLCLKKFTHDSTLRTHKRTHTQEKPFRCEQCDRAFGHRGNLNVHRRTHSGLKPYVCPECHTAFRQLGTFKRHRKIHSR is encoded by the exons ATGACAGACAGCCCTGGGGCAGAGTCACCGGCATCCGTGCCACCCCAAGACACACTCATGGAAGACTCAGACTGTGACCAGGAAACCTGGCACGTCCGGTTCAGAACATTTAGCAGCTCAGAGGAGTCCGACCCCGTCGAGGATCTGAGGAGACTCCGTGAACTCTGCCATCTGTGGCTGAGGCCAGATCTTCATACCAAGGAGCAGATGATGGACAggctggtgctggagcagttcatgatctgcatGCCCCTGGAGTGCCAGGTCCTGCTCAAAGAAAGTGGGGTGCAGAGTTGCAAAGCCCTGGAGGACGTGCTGAGAAATAAGCAGAAACCCAAGAACTGG ACCATAGTCTGCATACAAGGGCAGAAATATCTCGTGCGTGATCACAATATTGAGATGGTTGAAGCAAAGGCCAGTGACATGGACAATGAGAGAGACCCATGTGGGGAGCCCCAACCGCCCTCAAGGGTCATACCTCCAGAGGATAGCCAGGAAGGAAGCCAAGAGGTGCAGAATCTGCCAGGAGCCATGAACCTTTCTAGGGAGCAG GACCAGAGAGCTCTCCCGCCAGAGACTGTTCCTGAAACAGGTGAGCTGGAGGGTCAGACGCCCAGAGAGAACATGGAGAAGAACCTGCTGGAAGACAGGGGAGAGACAAAATCCCTTCAATTTCAAGAACCTGAACTTCTGAAGGGTCCTG AGGGAGACGTTTCCACTACGACTGGATCCAGAGGGGGTCCTCTAAAGAATCGCAGACATGTCAAAATGAAACGGGAGAGCAGTCCCACTTGCCAAGACGTGCGTCAAGAAGCAGCCACGTGTTTGGACCCAGGAGAGTTCTCAGGACAGCATGGGTTACATTCTGTTGGTGCATCTGGCACCGTGGGACCCACCAGTCTTCCTGAGGGAGCAGAAACCCCAGGACGGGCACCCTCTGAATGCAGGGTGTGCAAAAAGAGCTTTCCTTATCAGTCTCAGCTTACCCtgcaccagaggacacacacaggagagaggcCCTTTCAGTGCGACATCTGTGCCAAAGTGTTCATACAGCTTTCAGATCTGCGGGTTCACGAGCGGATCCACACTGGCGAGAAGCCCTACAGCTGTGATCTCTGCCTCAAGAAGTTCACCCACGACTCCACGCTGCGCACTCACAAGAGGACCCACACCCAGGAGAAGCCTTTCCGCTGTGAGCAGTGTGACAGAGCTTTCGGCCACCGAGGGAACCTCAACGTTCACCGACGCACCCACTCTGGGCTCAAGCCCTACGTGTGCCCCGAGTGTCACACAGCCTTCCGTCAGCTGGGGACTTTCAAACGCCACCGGAAAATCCATTCCAGATGA
- the LOC129632239 gene encoding zinc finger and SCAN domain-containing protein 5B-like isoform X3 has product MTDSPGAESPASVPPQDTLMEDSDCDQETWHVRFRTFSSSEESDPVEDLRRLRELCHLWLRPDLHTKEQMMDRLVLEQFMICMPLECQVLLKESGVQSCKALEDVLRNKQKPKNWTIVCIQGQKYLVRDHNIEMVEAKASDMDNERDPCGEPQPPSRVIPPEDSQEGSQEVQNLPGAMNLSREQVRVCKQVEESQDQRALPPETVPETEGDVSTTTGSRGGPLKNRRHVKMKRESSPTCQDVRQEAATCLDPGEFSGQHGLHSVGASGTVGPTSLPEGAETPGRAPSECRVCKKSFPYQSQLTLHQRTHTGERPFQCDICAKVFIQLSDLRVHERIHTGEKPYSCDLCLKKFTHDSTLRTHKRTHTQEKPFRCEQCDRAFGHRGNLNVHRRTHSGLKPYVCPECHTAFRQLGTFKRHRKIHSR; this is encoded by the exons ATGACAGACAGCCCTGGGGCAGAGTCACCGGCATCCGTGCCACCCCAAGACACACTCATGGAAGACTCAGACTGTGACCAGGAAACCTGGCACGTCCGGTTCAGAACATTTAGCAGCTCAGAGGAGTCCGACCCCGTCGAGGATCTGAGGAGACTCCGTGAACTCTGCCATCTGTGGCTGAGGCCAGATCTTCATACCAAGGAGCAGATGATGGACAggctggtgctggagcagttcatgatctgcatGCCCCTGGAGTGCCAGGTCCTGCTCAAAGAAAGTGGGGTGCAGAGTTGCAAAGCCCTGGAGGACGTGCTGAGAAATAAGCAGAAACCCAAGAACTGG ACCATAGTCTGCATACAAGGGCAGAAATATCTCGTGCGTGATCACAATATTGAGATGGTTGAAGCAAAGGCCAGTGACATGGACAATGAGAGAGACCCATGTGGGGAGCCCCAACCGCCCTCAAGGGTCATACCTCCAGAGGATAGCCAGGAAGGAAGCCAAGAGGTGCAGAATCTGCCAGGAGCCATGAACCTTTCTAGGGAGCAGGTGAGAGTGTGTAAGCAGGTAGAAGAGAGTCAG GACCAGAGAGCTCTCCCGCCAGAGACTGTTCCTGAAACAG AGGGAGACGTTTCCACTACGACTGGATCCAGAGGGGGTCCTCTAAAGAATCGCAGACATGTCAAAATGAAACGGGAGAGCAGTCCCACTTGCCAAGACGTGCGTCAAGAAGCAGCCACGTGTTTGGACCCAGGAGAGTTCTCAGGACAGCATGGGTTACATTCTGTTGGTGCATCTGGCACCGTGGGACCCACCAGTCTTCCTGAGGGAGCAGAAACCCCAGGACGGGCACCCTCTGAATGCAGGGTGTGCAAAAAGAGCTTTCCTTATCAGTCTCAGCTTACCCtgcaccagaggacacacacaggagagaggcCCTTTCAGTGCGACATCTGTGCCAAAGTGTTCATACAGCTTTCAGATCTGCGGGTTCACGAGCGGATCCACACTGGCGAGAAGCCCTACAGCTGTGATCTCTGCCTCAAGAAGTTCACCCACGACTCCACGCTGCGCACTCACAAGAGGACCCACACCCAGGAGAAGCCTTTCCGCTGTGAGCAGTGTGACAGAGCTTTCGGCCACCGAGGGAACCTCAACGTTCACCGACGCACCCACTCTGGGCTCAAGCCCTACGTGTGCCCCGAGTGTCACACAGCCTTCCGTCAGCTGGGGACTTTCAAACGCCACCGGAAAATCCATTCCAGATGA
- the LOC129632239 gene encoding zinc finger and SCAN domain-containing protein 5B-like isoform X4 translates to MTDSPGAESPASVPPQDTLMEDSDCDQETWHVRFRTFSSSEESDPVEDLRRLRELCHLWLRPDLHTKEQMMDRLVLEQFMICMPLECQVLLKESGVQSCKALEDVLRNKQKPKNWTIVCIQGQKYLVRDHNIEMVEAKASDMDNERDPCGEPQPPSRVIPPEDSQEGSQEVQNLPGAMNLSREQDQRALPPETVPETEGDVSTTTGSRGGPLKNRRHVKMKRESSPTCQDVRQEAATCLDPGEFSGQHGLHSVGASGTVGPTSLPEGAETPGRAPSECRVCKKSFPYQSQLTLHQRTHTGERPFQCDICAKVFIQLSDLRVHERIHTGEKPYSCDLCLKKFTHDSTLRTHKRTHTQEKPFRCEQCDRAFGHRGNLNVHRRTHSGLKPYVCPECHTAFRQLGTFKRHRKIHSR, encoded by the exons ATGACAGACAGCCCTGGGGCAGAGTCACCGGCATCCGTGCCACCCCAAGACACACTCATGGAAGACTCAGACTGTGACCAGGAAACCTGGCACGTCCGGTTCAGAACATTTAGCAGCTCAGAGGAGTCCGACCCCGTCGAGGATCTGAGGAGACTCCGTGAACTCTGCCATCTGTGGCTGAGGCCAGATCTTCATACCAAGGAGCAGATGATGGACAggctggtgctggagcagttcatgatctgcatGCCCCTGGAGTGCCAGGTCCTGCTCAAAGAAAGTGGGGTGCAGAGTTGCAAAGCCCTGGAGGACGTGCTGAGAAATAAGCAGAAACCCAAGAACTGG ACCATAGTCTGCATACAAGGGCAGAAATATCTCGTGCGTGATCACAATATTGAGATGGTTGAAGCAAAGGCCAGTGACATGGACAATGAGAGAGACCCATGTGGGGAGCCCCAACCGCCCTCAAGGGTCATACCTCCAGAGGATAGCCAGGAAGGAAGCCAAGAGGTGCAGAATCTGCCAGGAGCCATGAACCTTTCTAGGGAGCAG GACCAGAGAGCTCTCCCGCCAGAGACTGTTCCTGAAACAG AGGGAGACGTTTCCACTACGACTGGATCCAGAGGGGGTCCTCTAAAGAATCGCAGACATGTCAAAATGAAACGGGAGAGCAGTCCCACTTGCCAAGACGTGCGTCAAGAAGCAGCCACGTGTTTGGACCCAGGAGAGTTCTCAGGACAGCATGGGTTACATTCTGTTGGTGCATCTGGCACCGTGGGACCCACCAGTCTTCCTGAGGGAGCAGAAACCCCAGGACGGGCACCCTCTGAATGCAGGGTGTGCAAAAAGAGCTTTCCTTATCAGTCTCAGCTTACCCtgcaccagaggacacacacaggagagaggcCCTTTCAGTGCGACATCTGTGCCAAAGTGTTCATACAGCTTTCAGATCTGCGGGTTCACGAGCGGATCCACACTGGCGAGAAGCCCTACAGCTGTGATCTCTGCCTCAAGAAGTTCACCCACGACTCCACGCTGCGCACTCACAAGAGGACCCACACCCAGGAGAAGCCTTTCCGCTGTGAGCAGTGTGACAGAGCTTTCGGCCACCGAGGGAACCTCAACGTTCACCGACGCACCCACTCTGGGCTCAAGCCCTACGTGTGCCCCGAGTGTCACACAGCCTTCCGTCAGCTGGGGACTTTCAAACGCCACCGGAAAATCCATTCCAGATGA
- the LOC129632239 gene encoding zinc finger and SCAN domain-containing protein 5B-like isoform X1, whose amino-acid sequence MTDSPGAESPASVPPQDTLMEDSDCDQETWHVRFRTFSSSEESDPVEDLRRLRELCHLWLRPDLHTKEQMMDRLVLEQFMICMPLECQVLLKESGVQSCKALEDVLRNKQKPKNWTIVCIQGQKYLVRDHNIEMVEAKASDMDNERDPCGEPQPPSRVIPPEDSQEGSQEVQNLPGAMNLSREQVRVCKQVEESQDQRALPPETVPETGELEGQTPRENMEKNLLEDRGETKSLQFQEPELLKGPEGDVSTTTGSRGGPLKNRRHVKMKRESSPTCQDVRQEAATCLDPGEFSGQHGLHSVGASGTVGPTSLPEGAETPGRAPSECRVCKKSFPYQSQLTLHQRTHTGERPFQCDICAKVFIQLSDLRVHERIHTGEKPYSCDLCLKKFTHDSTLRTHKRTHTQEKPFRCEQCDRAFGHRGNLNVHRRTHSGLKPYVCPECHTAFRQLGTFKRHRKIHSR is encoded by the exons ATGACAGACAGCCCTGGGGCAGAGTCACCGGCATCCGTGCCACCCCAAGACACACTCATGGAAGACTCAGACTGTGACCAGGAAACCTGGCACGTCCGGTTCAGAACATTTAGCAGCTCAGAGGAGTCCGACCCCGTCGAGGATCTGAGGAGACTCCGTGAACTCTGCCATCTGTGGCTGAGGCCAGATCTTCATACCAAGGAGCAGATGATGGACAggctggtgctggagcagttcatgatctgcatGCCCCTGGAGTGCCAGGTCCTGCTCAAAGAAAGTGGGGTGCAGAGTTGCAAAGCCCTGGAGGACGTGCTGAGAAATAAGCAGAAACCCAAGAACTGG ACCATAGTCTGCATACAAGGGCAGAAATATCTCGTGCGTGATCACAATATTGAGATGGTTGAAGCAAAGGCCAGTGACATGGACAATGAGAGAGACCCATGTGGGGAGCCCCAACCGCCCTCAAGGGTCATACCTCCAGAGGATAGCCAGGAAGGAAGCCAAGAGGTGCAGAATCTGCCAGGAGCCATGAACCTTTCTAGGGAGCAGGTGAGAGTGTGTAAGCAGGTAGAAGAGAGTCAG GACCAGAGAGCTCTCCCGCCAGAGACTGTTCCTGAAACAGGTGAGCTGGAGGGTCAGACGCCCAGAGAGAACATGGAGAAGAACCTGCTGGAAGACAGGGGAGAGACAAAATCCCTTCAATTTCAAGAACCTGAACTTCTGAAGGGTCCTG AGGGAGACGTTTCCACTACGACTGGATCCAGAGGGGGTCCTCTAAAGAATCGCAGACATGTCAAAATGAAACGGGAGAGCAGTCCCACTTGCCAAGACGTGCGTCAAGAAGCAGCCACGTGTTTGGACCCAGGAGAGTTCTCAGGACAGCATGGGTTACATTCTGTTGGTGCATCTGGCACCGTGGGACCCACCAGTCTTCCTGAGGGAGCAGAAACCCCAGGACGGGCACCCTCTGAATGCAGGGTGTGCAAAAAGAGCTTTCCTTATCAGTCTCAGCTTACCCtgcaccagaggacacacacaggagagaggcCCTTTCAGTGCGACATCTGTGCCAAAGTGTTCATACAGCTTTCAGATCTGCGGGTTCACGAGCGGATCCACACTGGCGAGAAGCCCTACAGCTGTGATCTCTGCCTCAAGAAGTTCACCCACGACTCCACGCTGCGCACTCACAAGAGGACCCACACCCAGGAGAAGCCTTTCCGCTGTGAGCAGTGTGACAGAGCTTTCGGCCACCGAGGGAACCTCAACGTTCACCGACGCACCCACTCTGGGCTCAAGCCCTACGTGTGCCCCGAGTGTCACACAGCCTTCCGTCAGCTGGGGACTTTCAAACGCCACCGGAAAATCCATTCCAGATGA